The Collibacillus ludicampi region CAAGTCGAGGGGTCGACACTCCACCTGCCATGGGAGCCTGAATGATAGGAATCGAAAGGGAATGTAGAATCATGATCTCACCTCTTGGTTTTGTGAAGTTGAATAGGATGAACTGGATCGAATCGCTGCGAAACCCACGAACCCCAGCTAAGTATTTACATAAGAAATTGTACAATTTGAGCATATAAGTGTAAAATATTTCTAATCGATGGTATCTATCAGTGAAACTGATACCAGGGGGTAAGCGGGATGGACATTCGAGATCTTACAATCTTTGTTGCCGTTGCGGAGGAACTGAATATCACCAAGGCGGCAAAACGACTGGATTATGCACAGTCCAATGTAACATCCAGAATACAAATACTTGAGACGGAACTCGGCACCACTCTCTTTTACCGACATCAAAGGGGAGTAACCCTAACACCATCCGGTGAACTATTGCTGGAATATGCGAGAAAAATTCTACATCTCTGTAATGAAGTCAAAACTTCTTTACAAGACCACTCGAAACCCAAAGGACCCCTTCGTATTGGTTCCATGGAAACTACCGCAGCTGTGAGATTGCCTGAGATACTTCATGAATTCCGTAAAAATTGTCCCGATGTTGATCTATTTCTCCAGACGGGTCCAACTGAAGAATTGATTCAGTCCGTCTTGTCCTACAAATTGGACGGAGCTTTCGTAGCAGGACCGGTGAATCATCCAGATATCTTTCAGGCGGGTATCGTTGATGAGGAACTCGTGTTGGTATCAAACTCTTGGAAATCAATGAGAGAATATTTATACAAAATACGGAAGAGTACACTATTAGTATTCCGAGAAGGATGCACTTATCGTTCCAGACTTGAGCAATGGTTGAGAGCAGAAGGATTGATCCCGGAAAAGACGATCGAGTTTGATACTCTGGAAGCTATGCTTGGATGTGTGACGGCTGGAGTAGGTATCGCGTTATTACCTCTGTCAGTTATTGAACGGTCGGACTTACGTGGTTTCATCTCTTATCACCCCATCTCTGAAAGATATAGTCGAGTAACAACCATCTTTATTCGACGGGCCGATACAGTTATGACACCCGCTTTGACTCGATTTTTATGGATTACAAAAAGTCTTTTTTCAGTGCAATTCGGTTCGACTCCCACTAACCACGAAGGAAAGGCACGGTGATTCGGTCATGCCTTTCCGCATTCATTCCCCTTTAAT contains the following coding sequences:
- a CDS encoding LysR family transcriptional regulator, producing the protein MDIRDLTIFVAVAEELNITKAAKRLDYAQSNVTSRIQILETELGTTLFYRHQRGVTLTPSGELLLEYARKILHLCNEVKTSLQDHSKPKGPLRIGSMETTAAVRLPEILHEFRKNCPDVDLFLQTGPTEELIQSVLSYKLDGAFVAGPVNHPDIFQAGIVDEELVLVSNSWKSMREYLYKIRKSTLLVFREGCTYRSRLEQWLRAEGLIPEKTIEFDTLEAMLGCVTAGVGIALLPLSVIERSDLRGFISYHPISERYSRVTTIFIRRADTVMTPALTRFLWITKSLFSVQFGSTPTNHEGKAR